A window of the Yersinia rochesterensis genome harbors these coding sequences:
- the cydX gene encoding cytochrome bd-I oxidase subunit CydX produces the protein MWYFAWILGTLLACSFGIITALALEQSEANAAAKAANNGEDDVVR, from the coding sequence ATGTGGTATTTTGCCTGGATTCTAGGGACACTTCTGGCCTGCTCCTTTGGTATCATTACTGCCCTGGCGCTGGAGCAGAGTGAAGCCAACGCAGCAGCGAAAGCCGCTAATAATGGCGAAGATGATGTTGTCCGATAA
- the ybgE gene encoding cyd operon protein YbgE, which translates to MLSDKLYNLMDKGSLRALSLVLAFAVAFCVFWDPSRFAAATSSLEVWQEVFIVWAVCTGVIHGVGFRPKRMWLRAFFSPLPAIVILGAGLFYFFV; encoded by the coding sequence ATGTTGTCCGATAAGCTATACAATCTAATGGACAAGGGCTCGCTACGAGCCCTTTCACTGGTGCTCGCATTTGCTGTGGCTTTTTGTGTGTTCTGGGACCCTTCGCGTTTTGCGGCGGCAACTAGCTCACTGGAAGTCTGGCAAGAGGTGTTTATCGTGTGGGCGGTTTGTACCGGTGTGATTCATGGCGTTGGTTTTCGTCCAAAACGGATGTGGTTACGCGCTTTTTTCTCACCACTTCCAGCAATTGTGATCTTGGGCGCGGGATTATTCTACTTTTTTGTCTAA
- the cydB gene encoding cytochrome d ubiquinol oxidase subunit II, with protein sequence MFDYEVLRFIWWLLIGVLLIGFAVTDGFDMGVGILLRIIGKNDTERRIMINSIAPHWDGNQVWLITAGGALFAAWPMVYAAAFSGFYIAMILVLAALFFRPVGFDYRSKLENSRWRNMWDWGIFVGSFVPAVVFGVAFGNLLQGVPFHMDSYMRLFYTGNFFQLLNPFGLLAGVVSLTMLVTQGATYLQMRTRGELHLRSRAAAQISALVMGVAFLLAGIWLVNGIDGFVVTSALDTAAQSNPMRKEVAHQAGAWLINFNKYPSLWALPALGVILPLFTILLSRFEKGAWAFLFSSLTIACVILTAGVTMFPFVMPSSTVPNVSLTMWDATSSLLTLKVMTIVAIIFVPIILIYTSWCYYKMFGRIDKEFIENNKHSLY encoded by the coding sequence ATGTTTGATTATGAAGTATTACGATTTATCTGGTGGCTGCTGATCGGTGTACTGCTGATTGGTTTCGCAGTCACTGATGGTTTCGATATGGGTGTCGGTATCCTGCTGCGCATCATCGGGAAGAATGATACAGAACGTCGCATTATGATTAACTCGATTGCCCCTCACTGGGATGGTAATCAGGTTTGGTTGATAACTGCGGGTGGGGCGCTGTTTGCTGCCTGGCCAATGGTGTATGCCGCGGCATTCTCCGGCTTCTATATTGCGATGATTTTGGTGTTGGCTGCGTTATTCTTCCGCCCGGTCGGTTTCGATTACCGGTCTAAGCTGGAAAACAGCCGCTGGCGTAATATGTGGGACTGGGGCATTTTTGTCGGTAGCTTCGTGCCTGCGGTGGTGTTCGGTGTGGCGTTCGGTAACTTGCTGCAAGGTGTGCCGTTCCATATGGACAGCTACATGCGCCTGTTCTACACCGGTAACTTCTTCCAGTTGTTAAACCCGTTTGGTTTACTGGCAGGGGTGGTCAGCTTGACCATGCTGGTCACACAGGGTGCGACTTACCTGCAAATGCGTACCCGTGGGGAGTTGCACTTGCGTTCCCGTGCTGCGGCGCAAATCTCTGCGTTGGTGATGGGCGTTGCCTTCCTGCTGGCCGGTATCTGGTTAGTTAATGGTATTGATGGCTTTGTTGTGACCTCAGCATTGGATACAGCAGCTCAATCTAACCCGATGCGTAAAGAAGTTGCACATCAAGCAGGTGCATGGTTGATTAATTTCAACAAGTATCCAAGCTTGTGGGCGCTGCCAGCACTGGGCGTGATTTTGCCTCTGTTCACCATCTTGTTATCGCGCTTTGAAAAAGGGGCTTGGGCGTTCCTGTTCTCATCACTGACCATTGCCTGTGTGATACTGACTGCTGGGGTCACTATGTTCCCATTCGTTATGCCGTCAAGCACAGTGCCAAATGTCAGTCTGACAATGTGGGATGCAACATCGAGCCTGTTAACGCTGAAAGTGATGACCATTGTTGCGATAATCTTTGTTCCTATCATCCTGATTTACACCAGCTGGTGTTACTACAAGATGTTCGGGCGCATTGATAAAGAGTTCATCGAAAACAACAAGCATTCACTGTACTAA